Sequence from the Bos javanicus breed banteng chromosome 11, ARS-OSU_banteng_1.0, whole genome shotgun sequence genome:
GGCAGAGTTTGTAAGGACTGACTCGGGAGCATATAAACCCGCATCGCAGCTCCACTTCCCCACTGCTGGTTCACAGCGTGGCAGGGAGCTGTTCTGGAGAATGAAGGAAGCAGAGACGAGAGCTGACCAGGTCCACTTCTGCACAGAAAACCAGAATGTCTCCCTGTCCTCCcaaggtgagaaaactgaggccccagCCTGTGTTCAGCATGGAGGGTCCAGCCTGCTGGGCCCTGGCCCCCCACCATCTTCCTCAGCCCTTGCCTGGCAGGCTCAGCACTGGCTCGGCTTCCAGAATAAACAGGTGGGGCTGAAGGTGGGTCAGGCAAGAACAGAGTGCCTGTGGCCTGCACTGAGGCTTTGCGTGAAATCTCCCCTGACCCTTTTCCCTGGGGGGTGGCAACCTGGCAAGAGAAGGAGAGTGAACAATGAATTCAGGGGGACCTGGTTTGAAACCCCATCTCTGCACTCTGGGCTGGCCCCATGAGGCCTCAGGGACTCCAGGCTGTGGTCTCTCCGTTCTCTGTATATTCAGCCAGCAGACTCCCAGGAACAGCCCTTCTTAGGACACCGATGTCAGCCTGTGGCAGCAGCAGCCCCGAGGGCTGTGAGTGTCGCTGCGGTCATGATTCACGCAGCAAAGCTGGCCCTGAGCCACTGAGGTCGGGTTCCTGCTGTGTGCCTCCCTCCCcaactccctccctcctttctgctTTCATTCAAACAGTACCTTTGTTGTCTTCCACTGTGCCAGGTCTGTGCCCTGTGCGCGCCCTCCAGGCTCGGGCTGGTGGTCTTTTCTGAGCCTTCTGTTGCTACCACAGCTTCCACGAGCCCTGGTGCACGTTCCCAAGCGCCCATTGCCTTTCTCCAGGGTGAGCGGGACAAGCATTCTCAGTCCCATGGGACAGGCCAGGAGAGTAAGCCTGAGGGGCTGCAACTGTCCAGCACACACGGCAGTCTCCTCCTGGATCCTGGCTTCTTCCCTGCAGGACTGGACCCCGTGGCAGTGGTTCCTGCAGCCCCCAGGATGCCCCGGCGTTTGCAGGCCACCCTGGCCTCTTTGGGTGTGTTTTTGGTCTCCTGTCTGGTGGTTCTCTTCATTGTGGGTAAGCTCCTAGGTGACCTGAGCCCCACTgactttctctccttcctgcacACAGGCCCTAAAGAGCCCTAGACACCTCCCTTCTACTCCCAGGGGGGTCACTCCACTTCCAGTCCCAGGCCCAAACCAGGGCTTTCCTGGGACCCAACCAAGGTCGTTGTCCAAAGGGAGGTTCCCAAGAGATGAGGCGGGTGAGGGGAACTCTGAGGGGGTCATGGTGCCATCTCCTCCACCTCCTTCTGGAACCTTGACTGAGGGTGGGGCAGCCTGGGGATTGTGCTGATGTGGGAATGGGGTGTCTCAGCTCTGCAGCACCCAAGACCTGCACTGGACACATCTGCTTACTTCCAAGAGTTCCTGGGAGACAACCATACTGGGCAGTTTCTCAAGGAACGCGACTGTGAGTAGCCgcagcgggggaggggagggggccgggGCCTTGGATGCTCAGACCCCAGGACACATTTCTTCCTCCTCAATGTCCTCAGGCCCCTAAATGGTTTCTATTCTCCTCACAGAAAGCCAGTATCTTTCTTTTAAATCGCTTTATTTTTTGAGGTACAATTGACGCATAATAAAGTATACATATTTAAAGCATACAACctaagttttgccaaatatagagaTGCATGAAacatcacaatcaagataatggGCATACTCAGCCTTCTGCCCTCAAAGCTCACTCCTGCCCTTGGCCATCctgcctctctcctcttccctttgttcccaggcaaccactgatctacttgCTGGGATACGAATGGCTTGActttttctagagttttatataaaGGGATCTAGAGTATGTACTCTTTTTTTGAcctttatcagtcatgtgatttaCCAACATTTTTTTTAGTCTATGGCTTCTCTCTTCATTCTCTTAACAAGATTTAAGTTTTGGTAAAGTCTGATTTATCCATCTTATCTCATTTATGGATTGTCCTTTTGGTCTGGTATCTAAGAAATCTGCCTATACCAAGATCACAAAGACATGCCTTCAAATTTGCTTctggaaattttataattttggggttttacatttaggtctatgattaattttgagttaatgttttgaataatgaataatgcaagaTATGGACTgaagttcattttttctttttgcaaatggGTGtacagttgttccagcaccatcaGTCGAAAAAGTTATCCTTTCTCCTTTGTATCTTTGTTGGAAACCAATTGTCCGTATTTGTGTACATTCTCTCTTCTGTCCCATTGATTTAAGGCCCTCCTGGTCTTACCTCAGCACAGTGGCTCAGGTCTCACATACCTACCTAGGCAGAGCTTTAGAAGCAGGGCAGGAATCCTCCAGAAAGGGTCTCTGCTTATTCGGGTCCTTCTCCCTGTTTCTGAAAGGAGGCTGGAATGGGCGCCTCACGCCGTGAATGTCTGAGCTCACATTCTAGCTCATGGGTGCACAGAGGGTGCAACTGCAGGGGGTTTGGTGGGATGCTGCAGAGTTTCCTTGAATGACGCAGGGACCACAGCCTCTCACTAGGGTCTCCCATGTCCTCAAATGGTTCGCCAGGGACGCTTGCACTACGTGGCCCTGGAGGTGCCATTGCAGTTCAGGGTTCAGTGTCGGAGGACTTCCACATAGCCCTGtacattgaaaagaaaatttccttcATGGGtacctattttattttgtttctgttttcttcccccCACGAATTTGTGATCAGAAAAGGCCTATGTTTGTGGCCTACATAGTTTTTAGGAAGTCACAATTGTGAATCAAGAGGTTTCATGCTTGGTGTACAAATATAGCGTAGGAATAAACATGGGTTTGACTCATACCTGTTGTCTTTCCATAATGACCCATTAATATCTAATGGTGAAACTTCAGCTGAATTAAACATCAACAGCTCTCAGTGATTTAATCAGTTATTTTCAAGTTCAATTACGATGGCAGAATAATCCAGTAGGCAAGTATTTCAATCCTTCTGCTTCCTGGTTCACTAAACAgacctttattttgtttttggctttacATTCTCAGGTGGTCCAGCCCCAGGGCCTGGGTGGTTATAGGCTGCTTGAGGAGAGCTCAGGGTTGTGCTGCAGACATTTACCTTGGAGATTTTAAGAATGCTTTCCTACATGATGGGCCTGTTTGGCTGCTTTCTCCATTTCCTCCCTCCAGATCCCTACCACTCTGTCAGGGTGGCGGAGTTCCAAGAGGCTGTCCAGTTGTTTAAAGGACATATGGAGAACGCCAGCACCTGGAGCGTGGAGATCCAGCTATTGACGTGCAGAGTGGACAATGTCAGTTCTCAGATCCAGATGCTCGGCGGTGATCTGGAAAGTGCCAGTGCTGACATCCAGATGCTAAAAGGCCTCCTGAAGGACGCCAGTGCCTTGAGTTTCCAGACCCAGCTGTTAAGGAGTTCCTTGGAGGAGACCACTTCTAAAATTCAGAAGCTACAGGGAGATCTAGAAGAGGCAAATGGTTCAAATTCCCAGATCCAGGGTTCCTTTAAAAGCAGTTTAGAAAACACTAGCATCGAGCTCCTTGTGTTAAGCAGAGGCTTAGAAAATGCCAACACGGAGATCCAGGTGTTGAAGGCAGGGTTAGAAATGGCAAACGCTGAGGTCCGATTGGCAAACAGTAGCTTAAAGAATGTTAATGCCCAGATCCATGTTTTAAGAGGTGCTCTGGATAGTGTTAGTGATTTAAGGGCCCACCATCAGGTTTTAAGGAGTAGTTTGGAAAGCACCACTGCTGAGATGCAGAGGTTAAAGGGAAGTCTGCAAAATGCAAATGCGTTAAACTCTCAGACCCAGACCTTTGTAAGAGGCAGTTTAGACAACACCAGTGCTCAGATCCAGGTGTTAAGAAGTCATTTGGAAAGGGCTGGAGGTGAGATTCACTTGTTAAAAAGAGATTTGGAAAATGTCACTGCCCAGACCCAAACAGCAAGCAGTCACCTGGAGCAGACAGATGCTGAGATGAGAGTATTAAAAACAGAGCTGGAAAGTGCCATTGCCTTAAGTTCCAAGATTCAGGTGTTAAATGGTCTTTTGAGAAATGCCAGCCAAGAGATACAGACCTTAAAACAAGGAATGAAGGATGCCGCAGCCTTACAGTCCCAGACCCAAATGTTAGAGAGAAGTCTGCAGGAGGCCAGAACTGAGATCCAGACATTAAGAAAGGATTTGGGGAACACCAAAACACTGAGGACAACAATCCAGGAgcagcagagaagcctggagtcctTCCGCACAGCCTTGGCTTCACAGGAGCAGCTCCAGAGGAACCAAAGTAAgtgcagggagggggctggggagggcagaGTCTCCTGTCCCTTTGGCCTTTTGCTTATTTCAACATGCATCCCCGGGGAAGGAGTGTGGGTGCTCAAGAGGTGCTAGATCCAACCAAAGGTGATGTAATCCCTGCTTACTCTCTGACTAGAGTGACAAAACCTACATCTGGGAAACAAACGCGGTCTGTCCCTATGGTGTATAATAGAGACAGAGTGTGCTAGCAGGGCCAGCCAGCCTTATTTCCAACTTTTGACTAGCCCAGATGCtgtggtttttctcaagttgttcaccttctctgagcttcccttTTCTCACCTGCAAAGTGGGGAAAATAATACTTGCTCCCCAGTGAGGACCAAATGACTTAACACACATAAAGCATTTAACAAAGTACAGCATTCCTATATACATCTGACAAAAATTTCCTGAGGCCCTAGGATGTGTCAGGATCATAAAGATTAACAAAATGTGATGCctgcccttggagaaggcaatggcaccccactccagtacttttgcctggaaaatcccatggacagaggagcctggtaggctgcagtccatggggtcactagagtcggacacgactgagcgacttcactttcacttttcactttcctccattggagaaggaactggcaacccactccagtgttcttgcctggagaatcccagggacggggaagcctggtgggctgccgtctatggggtcgcacagagtcggacacgactgaagcaacttagcagcagcagcagcagcccttgaaGCTTA
This genomic interval carries:
- the CLEC4F gene encoding C-type lectin domain family 4 member F isoform X1 produces the protein MKEAETRADQVHFCTENQNVSLSSQGLDPVAVVPAAPRMPRRLQATLASLGVFLVSCLVVLFIVALQHPRPALDTSAYFQEFLGDNHTGQFLKERDYPYHSVRVAEFQEAVQLFKGHMENASTWSVEIQLLTCRVDNVSSQIQMLGGDLESASADIQMLKGLLKDASALSFQTQLLRSSLEETTSKIQKLQGDLEEANGSNSQIQGSFKSSLENTSIELLVLSRGLENANTEIQVLKAGLEMANAEVRLANSSLKNVNAQIHVLRGALDSVSDLRAHHQVLRSSLESTTAEMQRLKGSLQNANALNSQTQTFVRGSLDNTSAQIQVLRSHLERAGGEIHLLKRDLENVTAQTQTASSHLEQTDAEMRVLKTELESAIALSSKIQVLNGLLRNASQEIQTLKQGMKDAAALQSQTQMLERSLQEARTEIQTLRKDLGNTKTLRTTIQEQQRSLESFRTALASQEQLQRNQNQLFQLFLQGWKFYSGSLYYFSFAEKTWREAEQFCVSHGAHLASVTSEEEKTFLIQFTSSVYHWIGLTDHGTEGHWRWTDGTAFDRARSRAFWAENQPDNWQHGIGQSEDCVQMQQKWNDISCSTLCRWICKKPMVQL
- the CLEC4F gene encoding C-type lectin domain family 4 member F isoform X2 — protein: MKEAETRADQVHFCTENQNVSLSSQGLDPVAVVPAAPRMPRRLQATLASLGVFLVSCLVVLFIVDPYHSVRVAEFQEAVQLFKGHMENASTWSVEIQLLTCRVDNVSSQIQMLGGDLESASADIQMLKGLLKDASALSFQTQLLRSSLEETTSKIQKLQGDLEEANGSNSQIQGSFKSSLENTSIELLVLSRGLENANTEIQVLKAGLEMANAEVRLANSSLKNVNAQIHVLRGALDSVSDLRAHHQVLRSSLESTTAEMQRLKGSLQNANALNSQTQTFVRGSLDNTSAQIQVLRSHLERAGGEIHLLKRDLENVTAQTQTASSHLEQTDAEMRVLKTELESAIALSSKIQVLNGLLRNASQEIQTLKQGMKDAAALQSQTQMLERSLQEARTEIQTLRKDLGNTKTLRTTIQEQQRSLESFRTALASQEQLQRNQNQLFQLFLQGWKFYSGSLYYFSFAEKTWREAEQFCVSHGAHLASVTSEEEKTFLIQFTSSVYHWIGLTDHGTEGHWRWTDGTAFDRARSRAFWAENQPDNWQHGIGQSEDCVQMQQKWNDISCSTLCRWICKKPMVQL